One region of Anas acuta chromosome Z, bAnaAcu1.1, whole genome shotgun sequence genomic DNA includes:
- the PHF24 gene encoding PHD finger protein 24, whose protein sequence is MGVLMSRRQTVEKVQKVSLAVSAFKDGLREQPAARRRAEAGGTRRGTLEQTVQEGEEEAPAGPSQPEEGSASKAAWERLRDGRGVEPEEFDRANRFTPPAFIRPQRELHDDEPPDISLEQREQILNDEMCEICEVWTAESLFPCRVCSRVYHDGCLRRMGYLQNDSAVEVTETAHTETGWSCYYCDNLNLLLTEEEMYSLMETLRQCKIIPDTCLTLDDFLHYKHLVHKQQFEQPMGEAQEEAATLQFSALDPDKKGHVEWPDFLSHESIQLLQKLRPQNSLLRLLTAKERERARAAFLALDQDGDGFIGEGECHKARHAWFRKHQKETPSCNVSISHVGPMSESSPASSGSAKSQEKTLLAAEQEDARRVDWPGFLRDNVAYILAARPNSAAVHLQPPA, encoded by the exons ATGGGGGTGTTGATGTCGAGGCGGCAGACGGTGGAGAAGGTGCAGAAGGTCAGCTTGGCCGTGTCAGCCTTCAAGGACGGGCTGCGGGAGCAGCCGGCGGCACGGCGGCGGGCGGAGGCTGGGGGCACGCGCCGCGGGACGCTGGAGCAGACGGTgcaagagggagaggaggaagcacCCGCGGGGCCCTCGCAGCCGGAGGAGGGCAGCGCCAGCAAGGCGGCGTGGGAGAGGCTGCGGGACGGCCGGGGCGTGGAGCCGGAGGAGTTTGATCGAGCCAACAGGTTCACGCCGCCCGCCTTCATCCGGCCGCAGCGGGAGCTGCACGATGACGAGCCCCCGGACATCAGCCTGGAGCAGCGGGAGCAG ATCCTCAACGATGAGATGTGTGAGATCTGCGAGGTGTGGACGGCCGAGAGCCTCTTCCCCTGCCGCGTCTGCAGCCGGGTGTACCACGACGGCTGCCTGCGCCGCATGGGCTACCTGCAGAACGACAGCGCTGTGGAGGTGACGGAGACCGCGCACACCGAGACCGGCTGGAGCTGCTACTACTGC GACAACCTCAATCTCCTGCTGACGGAGGAGGAGATGTACAGCCTGATGGAGACTTTGCGGCAGTGCAAGATCATTCCAG ACACCTGCCTGACGCTGGACGACTTCCTGCACTACAAGCACCTGGTGCACAAGCAGCAGTTTGAGCAGCCCATGGGGGAGGCGCAGGAGGAAGCGGCCACCCTGCAATTCTCCGCCCTGGATCCCGACAAGAAGGGGCACGTCGAGTGGCCGGATTTCCTCTCCCACGAGTccatccagctgctgcagaaactCCGCCCGCAG AACTCGCTGCTGCGGCTGCTGACGGCCAAGGAGCGTGAGCGGGCACGTGCAGCCTTCCTGGCGCTGGACCAGGACGGCGACGGCTTCATCGGCGAGGGCGAGTGCCACAAGGCTCGGCACGCCTGGTTCCGCAAGCACCAGAAGGAGACGCCGTCCTGCAACGTCAG catcagccatgtgggacccatgTCGGAGAGCAGCCCCGCCAGCAGCGGCAGCGCCAAGAGCCAGGAGAAGACGCTGCTGGCCGCCGAGCAGGAGGACGCCCG GCGCGTCGACTGGCCGGGCTTCCTGCGGGATAACGTTGCCTACATCCTGGCCGCCCGCCCCAACAGCGCCGCCGTCCACCTGCAGCCGCCCGCCTAG